The Sulfolobus islandicus Y.N.15.51 sequence GATTATTGTGAGGAAGAATTGAACCTCAAAAGTAATAAATTTAGAATGGATAACGTAAAGGTAAACGTTGATGATTTAGCCTTATTAGTATACACTTCGGGTACTACGGGAAAACCTAAAGGCGTTCCAATAACTCACTCTAATATTTACGCCTCCTCGTGGATTTATAAAAATTGGTTCAAGTATACTGAAAATGACAAGATACTAGGCATAGCTCCATTTTTCCACATAACTGGCCAAATATTTCACATAACAACTTCAATCCTAGCCGGCTCATCAATTTATACTTCATTTAGATTTGATCCAGAACTTTCCCTTAGAATTATTGAAGAGAACAAAACTACATTAACAATGGCTGTAGCAACCGTATATAGGGCTATGCTGAACGTATTAGATAAGCAAGATTTGACAAGCATGAGACTTTGGTCCTCTGGAGGGATGCCCATGCCCAGAGTAATAGAGGAAGAATGGAGGAAGAGAGTAGGGGATTGGGTTTACATGGCGTGGGGATTAACTGAAACTACTTCGCCTGCAACTTTATGGCCATATCCCTATAACGGTAATTTGCCGGTTGAGCCAGAATACGGTATTGTGAGTTCTGGAATTCCAGTATACAATACTGAAATAATGATAGGGGAGGATGGGGAAATATTCGTTAGGGGACCTCAAGTTGTTAAGGGGTATTGGGGGATGGGTGAGTTTAAGGATGGTTGGTTGCCAACTGGAGACATAGGAAAAATAATAAACAATTGGGTTTACATTATCGATAGAAAGAAGGATATAATAAACGCCTCTGGTTTTAAGGTAATGCCTAGAGAGGTTGAGGAAGTAATATATCAACATTATGCCGTAGATGAGGCTGTAGTTGTTGGAGTGCCAGATGAGTATAGGGGAGAAAATATTGTGGCTTACGTAAAGCTGAAAAAGGGATATTCGCTTTCAGATGACTTGGCTGCCGATATAATAAATTATTGTAGAATGCATTTAGCTCCATATAAGGTTCCCAGGCAAGTTAGATTCGTGAATGATATCCCTAAAACCCCATCTGGAAAAATAATGAGGAGAGTATTTAGAGATGAAGCTTAGAAGATCTTAGATAATCTGAGTTTGATCTTTTATGTGCATTGTGGTCATGTTGAATTTTCACGATCATTTAAGGACTCCCATAAACATAAATTATGTATCAAAACATTAATTGAAATATAGATAATAGTTATATTATAGTTATTTTTAGAAAAACATCCAATATGTTAACAAAACGTCTTTTACGGAAATATATAAATGTTAAACAAGTTAGGTATACTATTTATAAAATAGTTAGGTCATAAAAGTACCCGAGAATATGTCTAGGCGTAGATTATACAAGGCGATATCTAGAACAGCAATAATAATAATTGTAGTAGTAATCATAATTGCAGCAATTGCTGGAGGTCTTGCAGCATATTATAGCTCTAGCAAACCACCCGCTACCAGTACGAGTTTAACCAGTACGAGTAGCAGTTTATCCGTGACGACTTCTTCTACAACTTCTACCTTATCTTCTATTACGACAACGACGTCAACTGCTTCATCATATGTAGTAGACTTTATAAATCCGTGGGGTGCTGAAGACCCTGTAGGACTAAAATGGATTGGAGGAAATTTCTCAATTTACTACCCTGGCTATTCAGTGCAATTCACATCATTACCAGGAGCTAGTGGTGTAGAGGAGAGGTATGTTGTAATTAACGATATTGAGGCTGGTAAGCTACAGGGTATCTTTTGGGCTCATGGAGGCCCAGAAGTACTTTCCTATGTGGAACTATTACCTAGCCCCCACGATTTATACAATATGACCCCACTGTTAGCCCAAGAGGGATTATTCCAGAAGGGTGTCACGGAAGCACTTATGGCTATATCTTATAATGGTACAATATTCGGCTCTCCAACAAACGTGCACAGAGCAGAGGAGTTATACTTCAATCCTCAAATCCTTAAGAAATACAATTTACCAATTCCTACCAATTTAAGTTTACTAATCTATGATACTCAACAATTAGAAGCACATGGAATAAATCCGTGGGCAATGTCTGGCGCTGAAGGTGGATATGAACAATTACATTTGTGGTTCGCAATATTCCTATCTGTAGCTGCGCAATACTATGGAGCTGCAGGAGCTGCTAAATTATCAAATGAGTTAATGTATGGAGTGCTTAACTTAAATAACGTAACAGTTCAAAAGATTATTAACGAAACTGATAACGTATTCTTGCAGTTTGTAGGTCAAAGCAGTGTGATTCCGAGCTGGCAAAGTCAATCTATATGGTCCGCTTTAGCACTAGTAATAAAGGGACAAACTGTATTCGAAGCTGGTGGCAATTGGCTTGCTGAATACGCAGCTATATGGTATAATACTACTACTTATCCTGCTACACAACCCTATCTAAACTGGTCCAATATTACACTAATGGCAATGCCATTCCCTGGTACACAAGGTATTTACGTTATAGATATGGACTCTGTTGCAATACCTACTGTTAATAATCCACAAGAGCAAGCTGCTATAAATTTTGCAAAATTCTGGGCTTCTTATGAAGGACAGAAGATATGGACATACTACAAGGGTGTGTCAATATGGGCTAATTCAACAGATTACTATTCTACTCCAATGCAGTGGTATGATTATCAATCTTTACTAAATACGCCAGCACAGAACTTTACATGGGCGTTCGCTGATGGGACCCTATTTGATGATGTGTTCTACTTCCTAATAGCGCAAGAGTTGAATCTACAAGAGCAAGGTTCATCGTATATTCCCACATTTAACGCAGCTCTATTCAAAGCTGAAAATATGACATTCCACGAATGGCAAATAGCTGCGAAAGATGGTTTCGGCTTCGTGGGACAAAGAGGAAATCCATTTGGTAATTATCTACCACCATGGGTTAATCCAAGCACTTATACATATAATTCAAGTTATACTCCATCATTCTTACTAACACCACCTCACTATTTATTGCCATATCTTAAGAAACTTGGACAACAGCAATATGCTAATAAGGTTAATAGTGTAAATTACTATGCTATCAACGGTGTTAATTTATTACCATTTCCATTGCTAATCGTATTAATGATATATTTAGATCAAACTAGATATAAATATGTTATAAAGACATTCTTAAATAAGATAAACTTTTTTTCAAATATATTTTTATCTAAATTTTTAACCTTTAATTTTACTTTATACTTAGGTGTATAAGTAATGAGGAAAGGAGCCATCTTAATGTCTATACCGGGATTTATATTTGCAGCTTTTTTGATATACTTATTGGCTCTCAATGTTTACTTTTCACTTTTGAATTGGTCATTATTTAATTTACAGCCGAGTTTTGCAGGTTTAGGCACTTATCAGACTTTATTTTCAGAATACTTTTTTAGTTTAGCCGTTACTCATACAATTGTATATACTATAGCTGCTGTTGCAATAGGTAATATACTTGGAATACTGGGAGCTGGAATTTTATATTTTTTAAAGAGTAATACGAGAAGAGCCATTTACTTATCTGTATTTTTATATCCCTTAGCTGTATCTTCTTCTACTTACGCCATAACTTGGCAGTGGTTATTTAATCCTCAAACTGGCATTAATTTAGTCTTAAGAATATTCCACTTCCCAAATATAATTTGGCTAACTACACAACCCACTATTTACGCAGGGATGATAATTATAGAAACATGGGCATATACTGGTTTAGCAGTGCTATTCTTTCTTGCTTTTTTTATGAGCGTGGATAAATCTATTATTGAGGCAGCTAAAATAGATGGTGCAAATAATTTTTATTTATTATTTAGGATCATATTACCAAACTCAATGAATGGACTAATAGTATCTACAGCTCTTCTATTTCTATTCTCATTTAGAATATTTACTGTACCGTTTACTATAGGAGGTCCTACAAACCCAAATATGATGAGCCTAGTAGAATATATTTACATTTTGTTTAGTACTGAGTATTTCTCTTTATCTTCAGCATTATCATCGTTAGTGACATTAATAGCTGCAGTAGTAATTATTCCTTACGCA is a genomic window containing:
- the glcS gene encoding glucose ABC transporter substrate-binding protein GlcS, with translation MSRRRLYKAISRTAIIIIVVVIIIAAIAGGLAAYYSSSKPPATSTSLTSTSSSLSVTTSSTTSTLSSITTTTSTASSYVVDFINPWGAEDPVGLKWIGGNFSIYYPGYSVQFTSLPGASGVEERYVVINDIEAGKLQGIFWAHGGPEVLSYVELLPSPHDLYNMTPLLAQEGLFQKGVTEALMAISYNGTIFGSPTNVHRAEELYFNPQILKKYNLPIPTNLSLLIYDTQQLEAHGINPWAMSGAEGGYEQLHLWFAIFLSVAAQYYGAAGAAKLSNELMYGVLNLNNVTVQKIINETDNVFLQFVGQSSVIPSWQSQSIWSALALVIKGQTVFEAGGNWLAEYAAIWYNTTTYPATQPYLNWSNITLMAMPFPGTQGIYVIDMDSVAIPTVNNPQEQAAINFAKFWASYEGQKIWTYYKGVSIWANSTDYYSTPMQWYDYQSLLNTPAQNFTWAFADGTLFDDVFYFLIAQELNLQEQGSSYIPTFNAALFKAENMTFHEWQIAAKDGFGFVGQRGNPFGNYLPPWVNPSTYTYNSSYTPSFLLTPPHYLLPYLKKLGQQQYANKVNSVNYYAINGVNLLPFPLLIVLMIYLDQTRYKYVIKTFLNKINFFSNIFLSKFLTFNFTLYLGV
- the glcT gene encoding glucose ABC transporter permease GlcT; protein product: MRKGAILMSIPGFIFAAFLIYLLALNVYFSLLNWSLFNLQPSFAGLGTYQTLFSEYFFSLAVTHTIVYTIAAVAIGNILGILGAGILYFLKSNTRRAIYLSVFLYPLAVSSSTYAITWQWLFNPQTGINLVLRIFHFPNIIWLTTQPTIYAGMIIIETWAYTGLAVLFFLAFFMSVDKSIIEAAKIDGANNFYLLFRIILPNSMNGLIVSTALLFLFSFRIFTVPFTIGGPTNPNMMSLVEYIYILFSTEYFSLSSALSSLVTLIAAVVIIPYAILGLKRWVFRR
- a CDS encoding AMP-binding protein, with the protein product MKIKGKEEFWEPKTQIDTINESVKLFKDRIALDYFGNKITFEELRRMANSIASQLSEYVKKGNVVIISTQNIPQFIIAEYAIWKLGGVVLPVNPSYTEYELKYLIQDANPKIAIASCESNVRKLSHIIKIITTNPNTFHELPYEYKEKWRVEDYCEEELNLKSNKFRMDNVKVNVDDLALLVYTSGTTGKPKGVPITHSNIYASSWIYKNWFKYTENDKILGIAPFFHITGQIFHITTSILAGSSIYTSFRFDPELSLRIIEENKTTLTMAVATVYRAMLNVLDKQDLTSMRLWSSGGMPMPRVIEEEWRKRVGDWVYMAWGLTETTSPATLWPYPYNGNLPVEPEYGIVSSGIPVYNTEIMIGEDGEIFVRGPQVVKGYWGMGEFKDGWLPTGDIGKIINNWVYIIDRKKDIINASGFKVMPREVEEVIYQHYAVDEAVVVGVPDEYRGENIVAYVKLKKGYSLSDDLAADIINYCRMHLAPYKVPRQVRFVNDIPKTPSGKIMRRVFRDEA